A genomic region of Equus caballus isolate H_3958 breed thoroughbred chromosome 1, TB-T2T, whole genome shotgun sequence contains the following coding sequences:
- the LOC102150068 gene encoding uncharacterized protein: MPRRRALGFFVEACGPGGDGGCRDPSCPAAHRRPPWKTSASPWVQQWSARFRRARFAWHGVRGQRAPTVGRRVNLLECRVPVFRGRGCERGSLRPISAGRKGRGEPPGESRSKPPARALGLAAGPEARDVGSPSKACRRPRREDLPVVCGAETRGNPARSVASGAPRARGSLRLVEVPCKARCRPPTEEDPSCPVTSAGARQSRRKCGPGCAPRPRTAQDGGISEQSLPSPKKRRPSCRLWSGDARESRKKRGFGCAPCPWLAEAGGSAVQSSLPPTDRRRPFVSRDERRCEAVAAEVWPGMRTTPSDGPGRWDLRAKLAVAQEEKTFLSFVERRREGIPQEAWLRVRPVPVAR, encoded by the exons ATGCCTCGTCGCAGGGCTTTAGGTTTCTTCGTGGAAGCCTGTGGGCCTGGCGGAGACGGCGGGTGCCGTGACCCGAGCTGCCCTGCCGCGCACAGACGTCCGCCTTGGAAAACGTCCGCCTCTCCATgg GTCCAGCAGTGGTCGGCGCGTTTCCGTCGGGCGCGGTTCGCGTGGCACGGCGTGCGGGGACAGCGGGCGCCCACGGTCGGGCGGAGGGTGAACCTGCTGGAGTGTCGTGTTCCGGTGTTCAGAGGCAGGGGCTGTGAGAGAGGGAGCCTGCGGCCTATTTCAGCAGGCCGAAAGGGCAGAGGTGAGCCGCCGGGCGAGTCGAGGTCAAAGCCGCCAGCGCGAGCTCTTGGTCTCGCGGCAGGGCCTGAGGCCAGGGAT GTGGGATCTCCGAGCAAAGCTTGCCGTCGCCCAAGAAGAGAAGACCTTCCTGTCGTTTGTGGAGCGGAGACGCGAGGGAATCCCGCAAGAAGCGTGGCTTCGGGTGCGCCCCGTGCCCGTGGCTCGCTGAGGCTG GTGGAAGTGCCGTGCAAAGCTCGCTGCCGCCCACCGACAGAAGAAGACCCTTCGTGTCCCGTGACGAGCGCAGGTGCGAGGCAGTCGCGGCGGAAGTGTGGCCCGGGATGCGCACCACGCCCTCGGACGGCCCAGGACG GTGGGATCTCCGAGCAAAGCTTGCCGTCGCCCAAGAAGAGAAGACCTTCCTGTCGTTTGTGGAGCGGAGACGCGAGGGAATCCCGCAAGAAGCGTGGCTTCGGGTGCGCCCCGTGCCCGTGGCTCGCTGAGGCTG GTGGAAGTGCCGTGCAAAGCTCGCTGCCGCCCACCGACAGAAGAAGACCCTTCGTGTCCCGTGACGAGCGCAGGTGCGAGGCAGTCGCGGCGGAAGTGTGGCCCGGGATGCGCACCACGCCCTCGGACGGCCCAGGACG GTGGGATCTCCGAGCAAAGCTTGCCGTCGCCCAAGAAGAGAAGACCTTCCTGTCGTTTGTGGAGCGGAGACGCGAGGGAATCCCGCAAGAAGCGTGGCTTCGGGTGCGCCCCGTGCCCGTGGCTCGCTGA